In the genome of Nocardia sp. NBC_00416, one region contains:
- a CDS encoding ATP-binding cassette domain-containing protein, with protein sequence MKPAVQITGLVKNYGRVCVLDDFDLEIPEGTVMGLLGPNGAGKTTAVRIVTTLLRPNAGSVHVADVDVLHDPAAARKLIGLSGQYAAVDANLTGYENLRMVARLYGMSRERAISRARELLGEFGLEDAADRRAGTYSGGMTRRLDLAGALVARPPVVVLDEPTTGLDPRARNDMWRVIGELVSDGTTVLLTTQYLEEADRLADQITVLDKGKVIARGSADELKSSIGGDRLTVTLSSGQDPAPALKVLADVGLGEPAHEAGMDEVSVVVGDGSRTMVEALRRLDDAEVNVVDARVHRPSLDDVFLSITGSPAAPDTEPETSDVPEEIMS encoded by the coding sequence GTGAAGCCCGCGGTGCAGATCACCGGTCTGGTGAAGAACTACGGTCGGGTCTGCGTTTTGGACGACTTCGATCTCGAAATCCCCGAAGGCACGGTGATGGGGCTACTCGGCCCCAACGGCGCGGGTAAGACCACCGCGGTCCGGATCGTGACCACCCTGTTGCGGCCCAACGCCGGATCCGTCCACGTCGCCGATGTCGACGTGCTGCACGACCCGGCGGCGGCGCGCAAGCTCATCGGGCTGTCCGGTCAGTACGCGGCGGTGGACGCCAACCTCACCGGCTACGAGAACCTGCGTATGGTCGCGCGGCTCTACGGAATGTCGCGCGAACGCGCCATCTCCCGAGCCCGGGAACTGCTCGGGGAATTCGGGCTCGAGGACGCCGCCGATCGCCGAGCCGGAACCTACTCCGGCGGGATGACCCGGCGTCTCGACCTCGCCGGCGCCCTGGTCGCGCGCCCACCCGTGGTGGTTCTCGACGAACCGACCACCGGACTGGATCCACGGGCCCGCAACGATATGTGGCGGGTCATCGGCGAACTCGTCAGCGACGGCACCACGGTCCTGCTGACCACCCAGTATCTCGAGGAAGCCGACCGGCTGGCCGACCAGATCACGGTGCTCGACAAGGGCAAGGTCATCGCCCGCGGTTCGGCGGACGAACTCAAATCCTCGATCGGTGGGGACCGTCTCACCGTCACCCTCAGCTCCGGACAGGATCCGGCGCCCGCACTGAAGGTCCTGGCCGATGTCGGTCTCGGCGAACCCGCGCACGAGGCGGGTATGGACGAGGTGTCGGTGGTGGTCGGTGACGGTTCCCGCACCATGGTCGAAGCGCTGCGCCGGCTCGATGACGCAGAGGTGAATGTCGTCGACGCCCGGGTACACCGGCCCAGCCTCGACGACGTCTTCTTGTCCATCACCGGCTCACCGGCTGCGCCGGACACCGAGCCGGAAACCAGTGACGTACCCGAGGAGATCA